The genomic segment aatatatatataatatatatataatatatatataatatatatataatatatgtataatatatatatatatatataatatatgcataatatatatatttatatgttttaattttatagcAAGTTGAATCAAGATTTACTTAAAAAAGCCATTTCCGACGTATTTGAAGGAaccaaacaaaaaaagagaaaatttGTAGAAACAATTGAACTCCAAATAGGTTTAAAGGATTATGATACTCAAAGAGATAAACGTTTCTCAGGTACCGTAAGGTTATCTAATGAAGTTCGTAAGAAGTTAAAAGTATGTATTTTAGGAGATGCTGTACATGTAGAAGAAGCTCAAAAATTAGAATTAGATTATATGGACATTGAAgctatgaaaaaattaaataaagataaaactCTTGTTAAGAAACTAGCCAAAAAGTATGATGCATTTTTAGCAAGTCAGGTTATATTACCTCAAATTCCTAAATTACTTGGTCCAGGTTTAAATAAGGCAGGTAAATTTCCTTCCTTAATTACACacaatgataaaataaatgacaaAATTCTTGAATTAAAATCATCTATTAAAtttcaattaaaaaaagtttTATGTATGGGTGTTCCT from the Plasmodium falciparum 3D7 genome assembly, chromosome: 14 genome contains:
- a CDS encoding 60S ribosomal protein L1, putative, which gives rise to MSKLNQDLLKKAISDVFEGTKQKKRKFVETIELQIGLKDYDTQRDKRFSGTVRLSNEVRKKLKVCILGDAVHVEEAQKLELDYMDIEAMKKLNKDKTLVKKLAKKYDAFLASQVILPQIPKLLGPGLNKAGKFPSLITHNDKINDKILELKSSIKFQLKKVLCMGVPVGHANLKEEELRSNIVHAINFLVSLLKKNWQNIRTLHIKSTMGKPQRIYG